Genomic segment of Pseudomonadota bacterium:
ACATTGCCAGGAACGGTGTGATACCCACACCGCCAGCAATCCAAAGCATCCTTTCTGGAATGGTCGGCGGCTCGTTCTTCGCAACGTGAGAAAAACAACTGAAACCACCCCCGCTACCGATAAAATCAACGGCCAGGTCGCTCCGACTGTGCTCTGCTGCAAACGGCCCATGATCATGAAGGAAACTCGAGACCGACCCGTCTATTTTGTGTTTAACCGTGATATCGATCCGCCTGGAATTTGCGAAGCCTTTCTTATTGACGTCGTAAGTGCCGGCACTCGAAATCGTCCAGGTGCGAATGTAATCGTCATTGACCGCTTGCGGATTTAAGTCGTTCATGTGCTTGTATTCAGAACGAAAGTACTCCGAGAAGTCAAAAATTCCGAAACCGCCAGGCAGCGGCAAGTTGACGGGCTTAGACAACTCGAACGTGAATCTTTTAATCGAGTCGCTAAGATCCTGTGTCTTCACGAGTGTTGCTCGTATTCGCTCATTGTCCGTTGTTTGCGGTTCCCGAACATTGTGAATATCGGTCAGTTCGGTTCGGAGAAATCGTATGGGTGGGTTATAGGGCGAATATTGCTCGCTGGAGGACATTCTCAAGTTTAGCGATTGTCTTATATGTACGGCGCCGGTAATTCGAATTCTGGTAATCAAGCTGACACGGGGCATGACGGTTTCGGCTTCCTCTCCGAATAGATTCTCTGCCAGGCCTGTCAAGTACAAAACATCACCAGTGGAAAAGTCGGGAAACGTGATCCCTACCTGCGGATCAGTTTGTACATTGCCCAGCGACTGGTAGAACCGATTGCCAGAATGATCTGGTAATACCAAATGTGTCACTGGCTCAAGTCCACTCGAGTGGCCGCCGGATTGTTCAATACGTACGAACCCCGGCGCTCCACCCCTATGATTGAGTCCCATGTCGCGTTTATCCAGCTCGAAATCGTTCGACTCAGGGAGATGACGGGTTGCAAGGTAAACGGTACTGGATCTGGCAATAATTTTCTGAGCATGTCTATCGAGGGTGCCGCCAAATGATTCAAAGCCGTCGAAAGCGA
This window contains:
- a CDS encoding oxidoreductase; protein product: MTSQSPHPLHKGELDIQKRMKSPTEISRNLPHYIDPSMPWQHKDFYTRLPYLAVATIDADGRPWATLLVTASDIDHGIGIASVSQNELNVHSMTTNMDPFVRALNSRRRIFADEQLLFAGVGVDFSNRRRNKLAGNITDYSMPGKDRLHIVLNSDQHLGNCPKYITVRDLEPYARQADLAFDGFESFGGTLDRHAQKIIARSSTVYLATRHLPESNDFELDKRDMGLNHRGGAPGFVRIEQSGGHSSGLEPVTHLVLPDHSGNRFYQSLGNVQTDPQVGITFPDFSTGDVLYLTGLAENLFGEEAETVMPRVSLITRIRITGAVHIRQSLNLRMSSSEQYSPYNPPIRFLRTELTDIHNVREPQTTDNERIRATLVKTQDLSDSIKRFTFELSKPVNLPLPGGFGIFDFSEYFRSEYKHMNDLNPQAVNDDYIRTWTISSAGTYDVNKKGFANSRRIDITVKHKIDGSVSSFLHDHGPFAAEHSRSDLAVDFIGSGGGFSCFSHVAKNEPPTIPERMLWIAGGVGITPFLAMWDGILSLANAIDTTGAALTTDIVLAFAARDDDINVLRHFLKERQKRSANVRLRIMGFQTSHRNGELDQENTNSILSEYSSPLLEIQQQRIDRATLSAINNLTEREIFLCGPDAFMRHSESCLEAILGTELTIRKESYSF